The following are encoded together in the Equus quagga isolate Etosha38 chromosome 15, UCLA_HA_Equagga_1.0, whole genome shotgun sequence genome:
- the AIFM3 gene encoding apoptosis-inducing factor 3 isoform X5, translating into MREVELGWGKVLLVKENGEFHALGHKCPHYGAPLVKGVLSRGRVRCPWHGACFNISTGDLEDFPGLDSLHKFQVKIEKEKVYVWASKQALQLQRRTKVMAKCISPSAGHSGSTNVLIVGAGAAGLVCAETLRQEGFSDRIVLCTLDRHLPYDRPKLSKSLDAQPEQLALRPKEFFRAYGIEVLTEAQVVTVDVRNKKVVFKDGFKLEYNKLLLAPGSSPKTLSCKGKEVENVFTIRTPEDANRVVRLARGRNVVVVGAGFLGMEVAAYLTEKAHSVSVVELEETPFRRFLGERVGRALMKMFENNRVKFYMQTEVSELRAQEGKLKEVVLKSSKVVRADVCVVGIGAVPATGFLRQSGISLDSRGFIPVNKVELGGLGRLLGWGWWEVQVRAPVPPTEPWALSPQMMQTNIPGVFAAGDAVTFPLAWRNNRKVNIPHWQMAHAQGRVAAQNMLAQEAEISTVPYLWTAMFGKSLRYAGYGEGFDDVIIQGDLEELKFVAFYTKWTGVCQALQEGGLLLGSPPAQPPSPCRGDEVIAVASMNYDPIVSKVAEVLASGRAIRKREDRRYVLAHRERILSLHAADLGRHAGAPGTEAKPWGQVPTSNFPGSPTREPESSQCLPWAAWLTSREALAASRCSPPKASAATKGWPWRQDRPCLFSCYWDWSPVGAVQHIRHYLKIKTHTFADLCDFHCNWANTREGETGTATECSMPHQEVWPVSAQRR; encoded by the exons ATGCGGGAagtggagctgggctgggggaaggTATTGCTGGtgaaggagaatggggagttcCATGCCCTGGGCCACAAGTGTCCACACTATGGTGCGCCCCTGGTGAAAG GTGTGCTGTCCCGGGGCCGGGTACGCTGCCCGTGGCATGGCGCCTGCTTCAACATCAGCACTGGGGACCTGGAGGACTTCCCTGGCCTGGACAGTCTGCACAAGTTCCAG GTGAAGATTGAGAAGGAGAAGGTGTACGTCTGGGCCAGCAAGCAG GCCTTGCAGCTGCAGCGAAGGACCAAGGTGATGGCCAAGTGCATCTCTCCAAGCGCTGGCCACAGCGGCAGCACCAACGTGCTCATTGTGGGCGCAG GTGCAGCCGGCCTGGTGTGTGCGGAGACGCTGCGGCAGGAGGGCTTCTCAGACAGGATCGTCCTGTGCACCTTGGACCGGCACCTCCCCTACGACCGGCCCAAGCTCAGCAAG TCCCTGGATGCACAGCCTGAGCAGCTGGCCCTAAGGCCCAAGGAGTTCTTCCGAGCATATGGCATCGAGGTGCTCACCGAGGCCCAG GTGGTCACAGTGGATGTGCGAAACAAGAAAGTCGTGTTCAAGGATGGCTTCAAGCTGGAGTACAACAAGCTGCTGCTGGCACcagggagcag CCCGAAGACCCTGAGCTGCAAAGGCAAAGAGGTGGAGAACGTGTTCACTATCCGGACACCTGAGGACGCCAATCGCGTGGTGAGGCTGGCCCGGGGCCGCAACGTGGTGGTCGTGGGAGCCGGCTTTCTGG ggatGGAGGTGGCCGCCTATCTGACTGAGAAGGCCCACTCAGTGTCCGTGGTGGAGCTGGAGGAGACGCCCTTCAGAAGGTTCCTGGGGGAGCGTGTCGGTCGTGCCCTCATGAAG ATGTTTGAGAACAACCGGGTCAAGTTCTACATGCAGACGGAGGTGTCGGAGCTGCGGGCCCAGGAGGGAAAG CTGAAGGAGGTCGTGCTGAAGAGCAGCAAGGTTGTGCGGGCCGACGTCTGTGTGGTGGGCATTG GCGCGGTGCCCGCCACGGGCTTCCTGAGGCAGAGCGGCATCAGTCTGGATTCCCGAGGCTTCATCCCTGTCAACAAGGTGGAGCTGGGTGGGCTGGGCAGGttgctgggctgggggtggtgggaggtccAGGTCAGGGCCCCCGTCCCACCCACGGAGCCCTGGGCCCTCTCCCCACAGATGATGCAGACCAACATCCCAGGCGTGTTTGCGGCTGGTGATGCTGTCACCTTCCCCCTGGCCTGGAGGAACAATCGGAAAGTGAATATCCCACACTGGCAGATGGCTCATGCACAGG GGCGGGTGGCGGCCCAGAACATGCTGGCGCAGGAGGCGGAGATCAGTACCGTGCCCTACCTGTGGACCGCCATGTTCGGCAAGAGCCTGCGCTACGCAG GGTACGGAGAAGGCTTCGACGACGTCATCATCCAGGGGGATCTGGAGGAGCTGAAGTTCGTGGCTTTTTACACCAA GTGGACAGGAGTGTGTCAGGCTCTTCAAGAAGGGGGCCTGCTGCTGGGCAGTCCTCCGGCTCAGCCGCCCTCTCCCTGCAGAGGTGACGAGGTGATCGCTGTGGCCAGCATGAACTATGATCCCATCGTGTCCAAGGTGGCTGAGGTGCTGGCCTCAGGCCGCGCCATCCGGAAGCGAGAG GACCGGCGATATGTCTTGGCTCACAGGGAAAGGATCCTGAGCTTGCATGCAGCAGACTTGGGCAGGCACGCTGGAGCACCAGGGACAGAGGCCAAGCCTTGGGGGCAGGTGCCAACCTCCAATTTCCCAGGATCCCCCACGCGAGAACCTGAGTCCTCCCAGTGCTTGCCTTGGGCTGCCTGGCTCACCTCCAGAGAGGCCTTGGCTGCCTCCAGATGCTCACCACCCAAGGCCTCAGCTGCCACCAAGGGCTGGCCATGGAGGCAGGACAggccctgcctcttctcctgcTATTGGGACTGGTCCCCTGTAGGGGCCGTGCAACACATCAGAcattatcttaaaattaaaacGCACACATTCGCAGATCTGTGTGACTTCCACTGTAATTGGGCAAACACTCGTGAAGGGGAGACAGGCACAGCCACAGAATGCTCCATGCCACACCAAGAAGTCTGGCCTGTGAGCGCCCAGCGGAGGTAG
- the AIFM3 gene encoding apoptosis-inducing factor 3 isoform X8 produces the protein MAMTPAPSCPLLCGQPQALQLQRRTKVMAKCISPSAGHSGSTNVLIVGAGAAGLVCAETLRQEGFSDRIVLCTLDRHLPYDRPKLSKSLDAQPEQLALRPKEFFRAYGIEVLTEAQVVTVDVRNKKVVFKDGFKLEYNKLLLAPGSSPKTLSCKGKEVENVFTIRTPEDANRVVRLARGRNVVVVGAGFLGMEVAAYLTEKAHSVSVVELEETPFRRFLGERVGRALMKMFENNRVKFYMQTEVSELRAQEGKLKEVVLKSSKVVRADVCVVGIGAVPATGFLRQSGISLDSRGFIPVNKVELGGLGRLLGWGWWEVQVRAPVPPTEPWALSPQMMQTNIPGVFAAGDAVTFPLAWRNNRKVNIPHWQMAHAQGRVAAQNMLAQEAEISTVPYLWTAMFGKSLRYAGYGEGFDDVIIQGDLEELKFVAFYTKWTGVCQALQEGGLLLGSPPAQPPSPCRGDEVIAVASMNYDPIVSKVAEVLASGRAIRKREDRRYVLAHRERILSLHAADLGRHAGAPGTEAKPWGQVPTSNFPGSPTREPESSQCLPWAAWLTSREALAASRCSPPKASAATKGWPWRQDRPCLFSCYWDWSPVGAVQHIRHYLKIKTHTFADLCDFHCNWANTREGETGTATECSMPHQEVWPVSAQRR, from the exons ATGGCGATGACTCCAGCTCCCAGCTGCCCCCTACTCTGCGGCCAACCCCAGGCCTTGCAGCTGCAGCGAAGGACCAAGGTGATGGCCAAGTGCATCTCTCCAAGCGCTGGCCACAGCGGCAGCACCAACGTGCTCATTGTGGGCGCAG GTGCAGCCGGCCTGGTGTGTGCGGAGACGCTGCGGCAGGAGGGCTTCTCAGACAGGATCGTCCTGTGCACCTTGGACCGGCACCTCCCCTACGACCGGCCCAAGCTCAGCAAG TCCCTGGATGCACAGCCTGAGCAGCTGGCCCTAAGGCCCAAGGAGTTCTTCCGAGCATATGGCATCGAGGTGCTCACCGAGGCCCAG GTGGTCACAGTGGATGTGCGAAACAAGAAAGTCGTGTTCAAGGATGGCTTCAAGCTGGAGTACAACAAGCTGCTGCTGGCACcagggagcag CCCGAAGACCCTGAGCTGCAAAGGCAAAGAGGTGGAGAACGTGTTCACTATCCGGACACCTGAGGACGCCAATCGCGTGGTGAGGCTGGCCCGGGGCCGCAACGTGGTGGTCGTGGGAGCCGGCTTTCTGG ggatGGAGGTGGCCGCCTATCTGACTGAGAAGGCCCACTCAGTGTCCGTGGTGGAGCTGGAGGAGACGCCCTTCAGAAGGTTCCTGGGGGAGCGTGTCGGTCGTGCCCTCATGAAG ATGTTTGAGAACAACCGGGTCAAGTTCTACATGCAGACGGAGGTGTCGGAGCTGCGGGCCCAGGAGGGAAAG CTGAAGGAGGTCGTGCTGAAGAGCAGCAAGGTTGTGCGGGCCGACGTCTGTGTGGTGGGCATTG GCGCGGTGCCCGCCACGGGCTTCCTGAGGCAGAGCGGCATCAGTCTGGATTCCCGAGGCTTCATCCCTGTCAACAAGGTGGAGCTGGGTGGGCTGGGCAGGttgctgggctgggggtggtgggaggtccAGGTCAGGGCCCCCGTCCCACCCACGGAGCCCTGGGCCCTCTCCCCACAGATGATGCAGACCAACATCCCAGGCGTGTTTGCGGCTGGTGATGCTGTCACCTTCCCCCTGGCCTGGAGGAACAATCGGAAAGTGAATATCCCACACTGGCAGATGGCTCATGCACAGG GGCGGGTGGCGGCCCAGAACATGCTGGCGCAGGAGGCGGAGATCAGTACCGTGCCCTACCTGTGGACCGCCATGTTCGGCAAGAGCCTGCGCTACGCAG GGTACGGAGAAGGCTTCGACGACGTCATCATCCAGGGGGATCTGGAGGAGCTGAAGTTCGTGGCTTTTTACACCAA GTGGACAGGAGTGTGTCAGGCTCTTCAAGAAGGGGGCCTGCTGCTGGGCAGTCCTCCGGCTCAGCCGCCCTCTCCCTGCAGAGGTGACGAGGTGATCGCTGTGGCCAGCATGAACTATGATCCCATCGTGTCCAAGGTGGCTGAGGTGCTGGCCTCAGGCCGCGCCATCCGGAAGCGAGAG GACCGGCGATATGTCTTGGCTCACAGGGAAAGGATCCTGAGCTTGCATGCAGCAGACTTGGGCAGGCACGCTGGAGCACCAGGGACAGAGGCCAAGCCTTGGGGGCAGGTGCCAACCTCCAATTTCCCAGGATCCCCCACGCGAGAACCTGAGTCCTCCCAGTGCTTGCCTTGGGCTGCCTGGCTCACCTCCAGAGAGGCCTTGGCTGCCTCCAGATGCTCACCACCCAAGGCCTCAGCTGCCACCAAGGGCTGGCCATGGAGGCAGGACAggccctgcctcttctcctgcTATTGGGACTGGTCCCCTGTAGGGGCCGTGCAACACATCAGAcattatcttaaaattaaaacGCACACATTCGCAGATCTGTGTGACTTCCACTGTAATTGGGCAAACACTCGTGAAGGGGAGACAGGCACAGCCACAGAATGCTCCATGCCACACCAAGAAGTCTGGCCTGTGAGCGCCCAGCGGAGGTAG
- the AIFM3 gene encoding apoptosis-inducing factor 3 isoform X12 → MASRCSPRPSPKTLSCKGKEVENVFTIRTPEDANRVVRLARGRNVVVVGAGFLGMEVAAYLTEKAHSVSVVELEETPFRRFLGERVGRALMKMFENNRVKFYMQTEVSELRAQEGKLKEVVLKSSKVVRADVCVVGIGAVPATGFLRQSGISLDSRGFIPVNKVELGGLGRLLGWGWWEVQVRAPVPPTEPWALSPQMMQTNIPGVFAAGDAVTFPLAWRNNRKVNIPHWQMAHAQGRVAAQNMLAQEAEISTVPYLWTAMFGKSLRYAGYGEGFDDVIIQGDLEELKFVAFYTKWTGVCQALQEGGLLLGSPPAQPPSPCRGDEVIAVASMNYDPIVSKVAEVLASGRAIRKREDRRYVLAHRERILSLHAADLGRHAGAPGTEAKPWGQVPTSNFPGSPTREPESSQCLPWAAWLTSREALAASRCSPPKASAATKGWPWRQDRPCLFSCYWDWSPVGAVQHIRHYLKIKTHTFADLCDFHCNWANTREGETGTATECSMPHQEVWPVSAQRR, encoded by the exons ATGGCATCGAGGTGCTCACCGAGGCCCAG CCCGAAGACCCTGAGCTGCAAAGGCAAAGAGGTGGAGAACGTGTTCACTATCCGGACACCTGAGGACGCCAATCGCGTGGTGAGGCTGGCCCGGGGCCGCAACGTGGTGGTCGTGGGAGCCGGCTTTCTGG ggatGGAGGTGGCCGCCTATCTGACTGAGAAGGCCCACTCAGTGTCCGTGGTGGAGCTGGAGGAGACGCCCTTCAGAAGGTTCCTGGGGGAGCGTGTCGGTCGTGCCCTCATGAAG ATGTTTGAGAACAACCGGGTCAAGTTCTACATGCAGACGGAGGTGTCGGAGCTGCGGGCCCAGGAGGGAAAG CTGAAGGAGGTCGTGCTGAAGAGCAGCAAGGTTGTGCGGGCCGACGTCTGTGTGGTGGGCATTG GCGCGGTGCCCGCCACGGGCTTCCTGAGGCAGAGCGGCATCAGTCTGGATTCCCGAGGCTTCATCCCTGTCAACAAGGTGGAGCTGGGTGGGCTGGGCAGGttgctgggctgggggtggtgggaggtccAGGTCAGGGCCCCCGTCCCACCCACGGAGCCCTGGGCCCTCTCCCCACAGATGATGCAGACCAACATCCCAGGCGTGTTTGCGGCTGGTGATGCTGTCACCTTCCCCCTGGCCTGGAGGAACAATCGGAAAGTGAATATCCCACACTGGCAGATGGCTCATGCACAGG GGCGGGTGGCGGCCCAGAACATGCTGGCGCAGGAGGCGGAGATCAGTACCGTGCCCTACCTGTGGACCGCCATGTTCGGCAAGAGCCTGCGCTACGCAG GGTACGGAGAAGGCTTCGACGACGTCATCATCCAGGGGGATCTGGAGGAGCTGAAGTTCGTGGCTTTTTACACCAA GTGGACAGGAGTGTGTCAGGCTCTTCAAGAAGGGGGCCTGCTGCTGGGCAGTCCTCCGGCTCAGCCGCCCTCTCCCTGCAGAGGTGACGAGGTGATCGCTGTGGCCAGCATGAACTATGATCCCATCGTGTCCAAGGTGGCTGAGGTGCTGGCCTCAGGCCGCGCCATCCGGAAGCGAGAG GACCGGCGATATGTCTTGGCTCACAGGGAAAGGATCCTGAGCTTGCATGCAGCAGACTTGGGCAGGCACGCTGGAGCACCAGGGACAGAGGCCAAGCCTTGGGGGCAGGTGCCAACCTCCAATTTCCCAGGATCCCCCACGCGAGAACCTGAGTCCTCCCAGTGCTTGCCTTGGGCTGCCTGGCTCACCTCCAGAGAGGCCTTGGCTGCCTCCAGATGCTCACCACCCAAGGCCTCAGCTGCCACCAAGGGCTGGCCATGGAGGCAGGACAggccctgcctcttctcctgcTATTGGGACTGGTCCCCTGTAGGGGCCGTGCAACACATCAGAcattatcttaaaattaaaacGCACACATTCGCAGATCTGTGTGACTTCCACTGTAATTGGGCAAACACTCGTGAAGGGGAGACAGGCACAGCCACAGAATGCTCCATGCCACACCAAGAAGTCTGGCCTGTGAGCGCCCAGCGGAGGTAG